One genomic segment of Devosia sp. includes these proteins:
- a CDS encoding L-serine ammonia-lyase: protein MFLSVFDLFKIGIGPSSSHTMGPMSAGLRFLDELQSGLRPRPSGTRIAALRVSLHGSLAFTGIGHGSDRAVILGLAGFSPQTVDPDRIDAIVAAVMADKQVEPDGHPAYRFDPARDLVLDKANPLPLHANGMTFSAYDGDGAFVQRAIYYSIGGGFVLSEEELQEARSGRVARDGVDVPHPFNRASDLLAMCSQTGKSIAALQRANELVLRDPVTLDRELDALWETMNACVERGLSQDGVMPGGLNVRRRARALHTELEADARRNVHNPLHVTDWLSVFAMAVNEENAGGGRVVTAPTNGAAGVIPAVLRYWRQFHAESEPRDHRAFLLTAAAIGGLIKRNASISGAEVGCQGEVGSASAMAAAGLAALMGGTPNQIENAAEIALEHHLGMTCDPVKGLVQVPCIERNAFGAVKAVTAASLALRGDGAHFVPLDAAIETMRQTGQDMSEKYKETSLGGLAVNTVEC, encoded by the coding sequence GTGTTTCTGTCCGTTTTCGATCTGTTCAAGATCGGCATTGGTCCATCGAGTTCCCATACGATGGGCCCGATGTCCGCCGGCCTGCGCTTCCTCGATGAATTGCAGTCGGGCCTTCGGCCGCGCCCTTCGGGAACGCGGATCGCAGCGCTCAGGGTCAGCCTTCATGGCTCGCTGGCCTTTACCGGCATCGGCCACGGCTCGGATCGCGCGGTGATCCTCGGGCTGGCCGGTTTCAGCCCTCAGACCGTCGACCCGGACCGGATCGATGCCATCGTGGCGGCGGTCATGGCGGACAAGCAGGTAGAGCCCGACGGGCACCCGGCCTACCGGTTCGATCCCGCGCGAGATCTCGTGCTCGACAAGGCCAACCCCTTGCCGCTCCACGCCAATGGCATGACGTTCTCGGCCTATGATGGCGATGGGGCGTTCGTCCAAAGGGCCATCTACTATTCCATCGGCGGCGGCTTCGTGCTCTCCGAAGAGGAATTGCAGGAGGCCAGATCGGGCCGCGTGGCGCGGGACGGTGTCGATGTTCCTCATCCTTTCAACAGGGCCAGTGACTTGCTGGCGATGTGCAGCCAGACCGGTAAATCCATCGCCGCCCTGCAGCGGGCCAACGAACTTGTCCTGCGCGATCCGGTGACGCTGGATCGGGAACTGGATGCCCTCTGGGAGACCATGAATGCCTGCGTCGAGCGCGGCCTGTCCCAGGACGGCGTTATGCCCGGCGGTCTCAATGTCCGGCGCCGCGCCAGGGCCCTTCATACCGAACTGGAAGCCGATGCCCGGCGCAATGTCCACAATCCGCTGCACGTCACCGACTGGCTCTCGGTCTTTGCCATGGCCGTCAACGAGGAGAATGCCGGGGGCGGGCGGGTAGTGACGGCGCCGACCAATGGTGCGGCGGGCGTCATACCGGCCGTGCTGCGCTATTGGCGCCAGTTTCATGCCGAATCTGAGCCCCGTGATCATCGGGCATTTCTGCTGACGGCGGCCGCCATCGGCGGTCTGATTAAGCGCAACGCCTCGATTTCGGGAGCCGAAGTGGGTTGCCAGGGCGAGGTCGGATCGGCGTCTGCCATGGCTGCCGCCGGCCTGGCTGCGCTGATGGGCGGCACGCCCAACCAGATTGAAAACGCAGCAGAAATCGCGCTCGAACATCACCTGGGCATGACCTGCGATCCGGTCAAGGGCCTGGTTCAGGTGCCCTGTATCGAGCGCAATGCCTTTGGCGCCGTCAAGGCCGTGACGGCCGCCTCACTGGCCCTGCGCGGCGACGGCGCCCATTTCGTGCCCCTCGATGCCGCCATCGAGACCATGCGGCAGACGGGTCAGGACATGAGCGAGAAGTACAAGGAGACCAGCCTTGGCGGGCTGGCGGTCAATACAGTCGAGTGCTGA
- a CDS encoding LacI family DNA-binding transcriptional regulator, protein MATSRRPSQADIAEQLGVSVSTVSRALANEIGISETVRRDVQRVARMMGYRSKHMRHAANPDKRALALVPLNSAIGNLASFYHGIVEGMRAQAAEAGLALDVRLVNEDLVTVDFVRRHVAKTDVGGVILAGIDPDEAMTSWAEEAGIALVLANGSDTHMRLSSVAPANFYGAYMATKHLLDNGHRKILHYTYHHRPTIRQRRRGFEAAIADCPGAEGTVVISNENSSRQLLLDLVAGKYDVSAVFCWNDSVAVTMIDTLLGPDSPMPPGFSLVGFDDLPIAGMASPRLSTVRVDREAIGRGVIRLMATKLDGEMAPLQLEVGLTLVEGETVHRWEQAQS, encoded by the coding sequence ATGGCCACCAGCAGACGCCCCAGCCAGGCCGACATAGCCGAGCAGCTCGGTGTTTCCGTCAGCACGGTGTCGCGCGCTTTGGCCAATGAGATCGGCATCAGCGAAACGGTCCGCCGCGACGTGCAGCGTGTGGCGCGCATGATGGGCTATCGCAGCAAACACATGCGCCATGCCGCCAATCCCGACAAGCGGGCCCTGGCGCTGGTGCCGCTCAACAGCGCCATCGGCAATCTGGCGAGCTTTTATCACGGTATTGTCGAGGGTATGCGGGCGCAGGCTGCAGAGGCCGGGCTGGCGCTGGACGTGCGGCTGGTCAATGAAGATCTCGTGACCGTGGATTTCGTGCGGCGCCACGTCGCCAAAACCGATGTGGGCGGCGTCATCCTGGCCGGTATCGACCCGGACGAGGCCATGACAAGTTGGGCCGAGGAGGCCGGCATTGCCCTGGTCCTGGCCAATGGCAGCGACACCCATATGCGCCTCAGCAGCGTTGCGCCGGCCAATTTCTACGGCGCCTATATGGCGACCAAGCACCTGCTCGACAACGGTCACCGCAAGATCCTGCACTACACCTATCATCACCGCCCCACCATCCGGCAGCGCCGGCGTGGGTTTGAGGCGGCGATTGCAGATTGCCCCGGCGCCGAAGGCACGGTGGTGATCTCCAACGAGAATTCCAGCCGCCAGCTTCTCCTCGATCTGGTGGCCGGAAAGTACGATGTCTCGGCCGTGTTCTGCTGGAATGACTCGGTGGCGGTGACGATGATCGACACGCTGCTGGGGCCGGATTCTCCCATGCCGCCGGGGTTTTCGCTGGTCGGGTTTGATGACCTGCCCATAGCCGGGATGGCCTCGCCCCGGCTCAGCACCGTGCGGGTGGACCGCGAGGCGATCGGCCGCGGCGTCATTCGCCTGATGGCGACCAAGCTCGATGGCGAGATGGCTCCATTGCAGCTCGAAGTGGGCCTGACGCTGGTCGAGGGCGAGACCGTGCATCGCTGGGAACAGGCCCAGAGCTGA
- a CDS encoding ABC transporter substrate-binding protein — protein MRKDFGLGLTGAVALAALMAAGAPALAQQQAPMLDALVESGELPPLEERLPASPLVVEPVDSVGTYGGTWRSALRGGLDNAWIARTVAYDGLVRYNREWNEIIPNLAESWEVSEDSRTYTFKLREGLKWNNGTPFTSADIAFAVELMSEPSYGAGTFIKNPNNPVTVEVIDDTTFSFVFENPNGLIMDDLASVNGFTVVSLNKEYCSQFYPKYNPDAEANAKAAGFETWELHMQDRCSWATETIRWANPDLPMMNAWMIEEPLTGDATRTTFVRNPYYWKVDSEGNQLPYIDRLSMRVSDSLEEITLMALNGEIDFQDRHIATVANQPIFFDGQEAGDYRLGSNVPSTSNTLALQFNMNHVDEKRRELFQNKDFRIGVSHLLDRQEIIDVVFTGQGEPFQVAPRPESPFYDEEYAKQYTEYDPDAAAAAFEAAGLVKSGDYYTFADGTPLQITIDLIASFRSEWVDMMELMQLQLEAGGLDIELNNIDRTLYYDKRPLGDYDAQIWQGDGGLDVVQEPRYYFPANGESVWAFRWQAWYNGANPEIAEEPVAWAKEQMDLYTQLRAEGDPDKRTELMKQILVIGKENFPVIGVSLPGNGYYIAKNNMRNIAPQMLHAYLFPTPGPYDTFQWYFAQD, from the coding sequence ATGAGGAAAGACTTTGGTCTTGGATTGACCGGCGCGGTCGCCCTGGCAGCCCTGATGGCTGCCGGTGCTCCGGCTCTGGCGCAGCAGCAGGCGCCAATGCTGGACGCGCTGGTCGAAAGCGGCGAACTGCCACCGCTCGAGGAACGCCTTCCGGCGAGCCCGCTTGTGGTTGAGCCGGTGGACAGTGTCGGTACCTATGGCGGCACCTGGCGTAGCGCCCTGCGCGGTGGCCTCGACAATGCCTGGATCGCGCGCACCGTGGCCTATGACGGCCTGGTCCGCTACAACCGCGAGTGGAACGAGATTATTCCCAACCTCGCCGAGAGCTGGGAAGTGAGCGAAGATTCGCGCACCTATACCTTCAAGCTCCGCGAAGGCCTGAAGTGGAACAATGGCACCCCGTTCACCAGCGCCGACATTGCCTTTGCCGTCGAGCTGATGAGCGAGCCGAGCTACGGCGCTGGCACCTTCATCAAGAATCCCAACAATCCCGTCACGGTCGAGGTGATCGATGACACCACGTTCAGTTTCGTCTTCGAAAACCCGAACGGCCTGATCATGGACGATCTGGCCAGCGTCAATGGCTTTACCGTTGTCTCGCTGAACAAGGAATACTGCAGCCAGTTCTATCCCAAGTACAATCCCGATGCAGAGGCCAATGCCAAGGCCGCCGGGTTCGAGACCTGGGAACTGCACATGCAGGATCGCTGCTCCTGGGCCACCGAAACCATCCGCTGGGCCAATCCCGACCTGCCGATGATGAATGCCTGGATGATCGAAGAGCCGCTGACGGGCGATGCGACCCGCACCACCTTCGTGCGCAATCCCTACTATTGGAAGGTCGACAGCGAGGGCAATCAGCTCCCCTATATCGACCGCCTCTCCATGCGTGTTTCGGATTCGCTCGAAGAAATCACGCTGATGGCACTCAATGGCGAGATCGATTTCCAGGACCGCCATATCGCCACCGTCGCCAACCAGCCGATCTTCTTTGACGGCCAGGAAGCCGGCGACTATCGCCTCGGGTCCAACGTGCCCTCGACCAGCAATACGCTGGCCCTGCAGTTCAACATGAACCACGTGGACGAGAAGCGGCGCGAACTGTTCCAGAACAAGGACTTCCGCATCGGCGTCAGCCATCTGCTCGATCGCCAGGAAATCATCGATGTGGTCTTTACCGGCCAGGGCGAACCGTTCCAGGTCGCGCCGCGCCCGGAAAGCCCGTTCTATGATGAGGAATATGCCAAGCAGTACACCGAATATGATCCCGATGCCGCTGCTGCTGCCTTCGAGGCCGCGGGTCTCGTCAAATCGGGTGACTATTATACGTTTGCAGACGGCACGCCGCTGCAGATCACCATCGACCTGATCGCTTCGTTCCGCTCCGAATGGGTGGACATGATGGAGTTGATGCAGCTGCAGCTCGAAGCCGGTGGCCTCGATATCGAACTCAACAATATCGACCGCACGCTTTACTACGACAAGCGCCCGCTGGGTGACTATGACGCCCAGATCTGGCAGGGCGATGGCGGCCTCGATGTCGTCCAGGAACCCCGCTACTACTTCCCCGCCAATGGCGAGAGCGTCTGGGCCTTCCGCTGGCAGGCCTGGTATAACGGCGCCAACCCCGAAATCGCTGAAGAACCCGTGGCCTGGGCCAAGGAGCAGATGGATCTCTATACCCAGCTGCGCGCCGAAGGCGATCCGGACAAGCGGACCGAGCTGATGAAGCAGATCCTCGTCATCGGCAAGGAGAACTTCCCGGTGATCGGCGTCAGCCTGCCCGGCAATGGCTACTACATCGCCAAGAACAACATGCGGAACATCGCCCCGCAGATGCTGCATGCCTACCTGTTCCCGACCCCGGGGCCGTACGACACCTTCCAGTGGTACTTCGCCCAGGACTAG
- a CDS encoding ABC transporter permease, whose translation MLRFIVTRLIAMVLTLWAVSFVAFAIIQLPPGDYLTTYVATLNSNGDRVDPAAIDALRRQYGFGEPYLVQYWKWISGILGRGDFGQSFEWKAPVTTLIWGRLGNSILVEGLAVIAMWTIALPIGIYVAVRKYSLGDYLATIGGFIGLAVPNFLMALLLMYLSYLWFGTTIGGLFSAEFENARWSLPRVMDFLSHAWAPVLVLATAGTAELIRILRANLLDELKKPYVVTARAKGLPEWKVILKYPVRVALNPLISTIGWLLPALVSSSVIVSVVLNLPTAGPLLLRSLTSQDMYLAGAIIMLLGVLTIVGTLISDLLLAWIDPRIRYGSK comes from the coding sequence ATGCTGCGTTTTATCGTCACCCGCCTGATTGCCATGGTCCTGACCCTGTGGGCCGTCAGCTTCGTGGCCTTCGCCATCATCCAGCTGCCGCCGGGCGATTACCTGACCACCTATGTGGCCACGCTCAATTCCAATGGCGACCGGGTCGATCCGGCAGCCATCGACGCCCTGCGCCGCCAATACGGTTTTGGCGAGCCCTACCTCGTCCAGTACTGGAAGTGGATTTCGGGCATTCTCGGGCGCGGCGATTTCGGGCAGAGCTTTGAATGGAAGGCGCCGGTCACGACCCTGATCTGGGGCCGGCTGGGCAATTCCATCCTGGTCGAAGGCCTGGCGGTGATCGCCATGTGGACCATCGCCCTGCCCATCGGCATCTATGTGGCGGTGCGCAAGTATTCCCTGGGCGACTATCTCGCCACCATCGGCGGCTTCATTGGCCTGGCCGTGCCGAACTTCCTCATGGCGCTGCTGCTCATGTATCTGAGCTATCTGTGGTTCGGCACCACGATCGGCGGGCTTTTCTCCGCCGAGTTCGAGAATGCGCGCTGGAGCCTGCCGCGCGTCATGGACTTCCTCTCCCACGCCTGGGCGCCGGTTCTGGTGCTGGCGACGGCGGGAACGGCCGAACTGATCCGCATCCTGCGCGCCAACCTGCTCGATGAGCTGAAAAAACCCTATGTGGTGACGGCCCGCGCCAAGGGCCTGCCGGAGTGGAAGGTGATCCTCAAATATCCGGTGCGGGTCGCTCTCAATCCGCTGATTTCCACCATCGGCTGGCTGCTGCCGGCGCTGGTGTCGAGTTCGGTCATCGTCTCGGTGGTGCTCAACCTGCCCACCGCCGGTCCGCTTCTGCTGCGCTCGCTCACCAGCCAGGACATGTACCTTGCCGGCGCCATCATCATGCTGCTCGGCGTGCTGACGATTGTCGGAACGCTGATCTCGGACCTGCTGCTGGCCTGGATCGATCCCCGCATCCGTTATGGGAGCAAGTAA
- a CDS encoding ABC transporter permease produces MALDSATADLPATPTKVRRESQLALMWRRFRQHQLAVVSLWIVVVFYLIAALAEFLAPTDPSAYSARYTYAPPQGLNFIVSDETGWRFEPHVNGYKSEVDPAAMRRTFVVDPEVVIPVQFFAPSEPYLLAGFIPMSVKLMGVENPRDPFYILGADRLGRDLLSRLIHGTRISLSIGLAGVTLSLFFGIIIGGFAGYYGGWFDSAVMRVVEFIRSMPTIPLWLGLAAALPKDWTALQTYFAITIILSLIGWTELARVVRGRFLSLRTEDFVTAAQLDGASDWRIITRHMVPSFTSHIIAAATLAIPGMILAETALSFLGLGLQAPIVSWGTLLQEAQNIRTLATAPWLLAPGVCVVVVILALNFFGDGLRDAADPHGR; encoded by the coding sequence ATGGCGCTCGACTCCGCGACTGCCGACCTGCCCGCAACGCCGACCAAGGTCCGCCGCGAATCCCAGCTGGCGCTGATGTGGCGGCGCTTCCGCCAGCACCAGCTGGCCGTTGTCAGCCTCTGGATCGTGGTTGTCTTCTACCTGATCGCTGCCCTGGCCGAGTTCCTGGCGCCGACCGATCCCAGCGCCTACAGCGCGCGCTATACCTATGCGCCGCCACAGGGCCTCAATTTCATCGTCTCGGACGAGACCGGCTGGCGCTTCGAGCCCCATGTCAACGGCTACAAGTCCGAGGTCGATCCGGCGGCCATGCGGCGAACCTTCGTCGTCGATCCGGAAGTGGTCATTCCGGTGCAGTTCTTCGCACCCTCCGAGCCCTACCTGCTCGCTGGCTTCATCCCCATGTCGGTCAAGCTCATGGGCGTCGAAAATCCGCGCGACCCGTTCTACATCCTGGGCGCCGACCGGCTCGGCCGTGACCTCCTCAGCCGGCTGATCCACGGCACGCGCATCTCGCTGTCCATCGGCCTTGCCGGGGTGACGCTCAGCCTGTTCTTCGGCATCATCATCGGCGGCTTTGCCGGCTATTATGGCGGCTGGTTCGACAGTGCCGTCATGCGCGTGGTGGAGTTCATCCGCTCCATGCCCACCATTCCGCTCTGGCTCGGGCTGGCCGCGGCGCTGCCCAAGGACTGGACGGCGCTCCAGACCTATTTTGCCATCACCATCATCCTCAGCCTCATCGGCTGGACGGAACTGGCGCGCGTGGTGCGCGGACGCTTCCTCAGCCTGCGGACCGAGGACTTCGTCACCGCGGCGCAGCTCGATGGCGCCAGCGACTGGCGGATCATTACCCGCCACATGGTGCCCAGCTTCACCAGCCACATCATCGCGGCGGCCACCCTGGCCATTCCCGGCATGATCCTGGCCGAAACGGCGCTCAGCTTCCTTGGCCTGGGCCTGCAGGCGCCCATCGTTTCCTGGGGGACCCTGCTGCAGGAAGCGCAGAACATCCGCACCCTCGCCACCGCGCCCTGGCTCCTGGCGCCCGGCGTCTGCGTGGTCGTGGTCATCCTTGCCCTCAACTTCTTTGGAGACGGCCTCCGTGACGCCGCTGATCCCCATGGCCGCTAA
- a CDS encoding ABC transporter ATP-binding protein yields the protein MTKPLLTINDMSIAFSSPDEADIEAVRQVDLTLTPGKTLALVGESGCGKSVTARAVLRLLDRNAKIGRGEIVFDGGAGPVDLARLKPDSLDMRAIRGAQISMIFQEPMSSLSPVHTIGDQIDEIIVLHDRLTPKQARERTISLLDKVGVPGARDRANAYPFELSGGLRQRAMIAMALACTPKLLIADEPTTALDVTTQAQILDLLRQLQEDFGMAMLFITHDLGVVAEIADEIAVMYLGDVVEQGDVYEVFRAPKHPYTQALMNSVPRLQRKAERQRLSPIKGNVPSPRERPAGCSFTSRCPHAFGPCQGTRPARTLVSDGHVARCHLLETTLREVPA from the coding sequence ATGACCAAACCGCTCCTCACCATCAACGACATGTCCATCGCCTTTTCCTCCCCGGACGAGGCCGATATCGAGGCCGTGCGCCAGGTCGACCTGACGCTGACCCCGGGCAAGACGCTGGCCCTTGTGGGGGAAAGCGGCTGCGGCAAGTCGGTGACGGCACGCGCCGTGCTGCGCCTGCTCGATCGCAATGCCAAGATCGGCCGGGGCGAGATCGTCTTCGACGGCGGGGCCGGCCCGGTCGACCTGGCCCGGCTCAAGCCCGACAGCCTAGACATGCGCGCCATTCGCGGCGCCCAGATTTCGATGATCTTCCAGGAGCCGATGTCCTCGCTCTCGCCGGTGCACACGATCGGCGACCAGATCGACGAGATCATCGTCCTGCATGACCGGCTGACGCCCAAGCAGGCGCGCGAGCGCACCATTTCGCTACTCGACAAGGTCGGCGTGCCGGGCGCGCGCGACCGGGCCAATGCCTATCCGTTCGAACTCTCCGGCGGCCTGCGCCAGCGCGCCATGATCGCCATGGCCCTGGCCTGCACACCCAAGCTGCTGATCGCCGACGAGCCGACGACAGCGCTGGACGTGACCACCCAGGCCCAGATCCTCGACCTCTTGCGGCAATTGCAGGAGGATTTCGGCATGGCCATGCTGTTCATCACCCATGACCTGGGCGTGGTGGCCGAAATTGCTGACGAAATCGCCGTCATGTATCTGGGCGATGTGGTAGAGCAGGGGGATGTCTATGAGGTCTTCCGGGCCCCCAAGCATCCCTATACGCAGGCCTTGATGAACTCGGTGCCGCGCCTGCAGCGCAAGGCCGAGCGGCAGCGGCTGTCCCCGATCAAGGGCAATGTGCCCTCGCCCCGCGAACGCCCGGCGGGATGTTCCTTCACCAGCCGCTGCCCGCACGCCTTCGGGCCCTGCCAGGGCACGCGGCCGGCGCGAACGCTGGTTTCCGATGGCCATGTGGCGCGCTGTCATCTGCTTGAGACCACTCTTCGGGAGGTGCCGGCATGA
- a CDS encoding oligopeptide/dipeptide ABC transporter ATP-binding protein, producing the protein MSTLLSVENLDKVFTLGGGLFGKSRELVALNDISLSVEAGETLAIVGESGCGKTTLGRCIIQALKPSSGQVRYHPEGGEAVDLVALDKKGLKRARRDIRMIFQDPMSSLNPNMRVFDIVAEPLRVHRIATGRELERRVYDVLGKVGISPDAAGRYPHAFSGGQRQRIGIARALVLDPRLVIADEAVSALDVSIQAQVLNLLDDLKEEFGLTYIFISHDLGVVNYIADRVVVMYLGHVVENAPTEALFERPRHPYTEMLLEALPIADPTRRKGRRAELKGEIPYLGNRPQGCPFHTRCKYAEDRCRTEKPALRPVNGTAQLATCHFAETLELQGAYEAPQKAIA; encoded by the coding sequence ATGAGCACGCTTCTCAGCGTCGAGAACCTCGACAAGGTATTTACCCTTGGCGGTGGCCTGTTCGGCAAGTCACGCGAACTTGTGGCGCTAAACGATATTTCCCTCAGCGTCGAGGCCGGAGAGACCCTGGCCATTGTCGGGGAAAGCGGCTGTGGCAAGACCACGCTCGGCCGCTGCATCATCCAGGCCCTCAAGCCCAGTTCCGGCCAGGTTCGCTATCACCCCGAAGGCGGGGAGGCGGTGGACCTCGTCGCGCTCGACAAGAAGGGGCTCAAGCGCGCGCGCCGCGACATCCGCATGATCTTCCAGGACCCGATGAGCTCGCTCAATCCCAATATGCGGGTCTTCGACATCGTGGCCGAGCCGCTGCGCGTGCATCGCATCGCCACGGGGCGCGAACTCGAGCGCCGGGTCTATGACGTTCTCGGCAAGGTCGGGATCTCGCCCGACGCCGCCGGACGCTATCCGCACGCCTTTTCTGGCGGGCAGCGCCAGCGCATCGGCATTGCCCGGGCACTGGTCCTCGACCCCAGGCTGGTGATTGCCGACGAGGCCGTCTCGGCCCTGGACGTGTCCATCCAGGCCCAGGTTCTCAACCTGCTCGACGACCTGAAGGAAGAGTTCGGCCTCACCTATATCTTCATCAGCCACGACCTGGGCGTGGTGAACTATATCGCCGATCGGGTGGTGGTTATGTATCTGGGCCATGTGGTGGAGAATGCGCCCACCGAAGCCCTGTTCGAGCGGCCGCGCCATCCCTATACCGAAATGCTGCTCGAGGCGCTGCCGATTGCCGATCCGACGCGGCGCAAGGGGCGTCGGGCCGAGCTCAAGGGGGAAATCCCCTATCTCGGCAACCGGCCCCAGGGCTGCCCATTCCATACCCGCTGCAAATATGCCGAGGACCGTTGCCGGACCGAAAAGCCGGCGCTGCGGCCCGTCAACGGCACGGCCCAGCTGGCCACCTGCCATTTTGCCGAAACCCTTGAACTTCAGGGCGCCTATGAAGCGCCACAAAAGGCCATTGCTTAG
- a CDS encoding DUF2264 domain-containing protein — translation MTYDPATANPLFGNPLRTRNDVEKGLRDLFTPLLPYFSEGGARVRLDGAGAHFDRAAADLEGFARPLWGLTPLAAGGGDFDHWELYRQGLANGTDPEHPEYWGTVNGIDQRQVELAAIGFTMKMLPHLVWDPLPQKAKDNLAAYLKHARKFDYADNNWKFFRILVDLGLEQCGVDFERSYTDAYLSELEGFYLGDGWYRDGNVRRIDHYIPFAMHFYGLIYSRLAKGDDKRVADYKERARLFAKDIQHWFDEDGGTLAFGRSLTYRFACGGFWGALAFADVEALPWGVIKGHFLRHLRWWSKLPIAHGNGVLSIGYGYPNLFMSESYNSAGSPYWALKAFLPLALPADHPFWTAEEVDPGFTADPVPLKHPGMVMQHTAGNVVALSSGQQNWQMRHGTEKYSKFVYSSRYGFSVEVDERAYSLGAFDGALALSDDGRHYRVRETNELAQIAGEKLHARWKPWQDVEIDTWLLPAGNWHIRVHRITTPRPLHGTEGGFAIARADLNADDYIDAKGRAVARSKTDLSAIVCLAGGRDGRAFRALPNSNLIVSKTIVPQLRGDIAAGTTVLVTAAMALPAGAGAEAALDNPPGVPDLAELEALFAREGMDVSAILVPERF, via the coding sequence ATGACTTATGATCCCGCTACCGCCAATCCGCTGTTTGGCAATCCGCTCCGCACCCGCAATGACGTCGAAAAGGGTCTGCGCGACCTGTTCACGCCGCTTCTGCCCTATTTCTCAGAGGGTGGGGCGCGGGTCCGGCTCGATGGCGCCGGCGCCCATTTCGACCGGGCTGCCGCAGACCTCGAAGGCTTTGCCCGCCCGCTCTGGGGTCTGACGCCACTGGCAGCCGGTGGCGGCGACTTCGACCACTGGGAGCTTTACCGCCAGGGCCTGGCCAATGGCACCGATCCCGAGCACCCCGAATATTGGGGCACGGTCAATGGCATCGACCAGCGGCAGGTGGAACTGGCCGCCATCGGCTTCACCATGAAGATGCTGCCGCATCTGGTGTGGGACCCGCTGCCGCAAAAGGCCAAGGACAACCTTGCCGCCTATCTCAAGCATGCCCGCAAGTTCGACTATGCCGACAACAACTGGAAGTTCTTCCGCATCCTGGTCGATCTGGGGCTCGAGCAATGCGGGGTGGATTTCGAGCGCTCCTATACCGATGCCTATTTGAGCGAGCTCGAGGGCTTCTATCTGGGCGACGGCTGGTATCGCGATGGCAATGTGCGGCGCATCGACCACTATATCCCCTTCGCCATGCACTTTTACGGGCTGATCTATTCGCGCCTCGCCAAGGGTGACGACAAGCGCGTGGCCGACTACAAGGAACGGGCGCGCCTCTTCGCCAAGGATATCCAGCACTGGTTCGACGAAGATGGCGGTACTCTGGCCTTCGGGCGCAGCCTCACCTACCGGTTTGCCTGCGGCGGCTTCTGGGGCGCGCTGGCCTTTGCCGATGTCGAGGCGCTGCCCTGGGGCGTGATCAAGGGCCACTTCCTGCGGCATCTGCGCTGGTGGAGCAAGCTGCCCATCGCCCATGGCAATGGCGTGCTCTCGATCGGCTATGGCTATCCGAACCTCTTCATGTCCGAGAGCTATAATTCGGCCGGCTCGCCCTATTGGGCCCTCAAGGCCTTCCTGCCCCTAGCACTGCCGGCCGATCATCCGTTCTGGACCGCCGAGGAGGTCGACCCGGGATTCACCGCTGACCCCGTGCCGCTCAAGCATCCGGGCATGGTCATGCAGCACACGGCGGGCAATGTCGTGGCCCTGTCGAGCGGTCAGCAGAACTGGCAGATGCGCCACGGCACCGAGAAATATTCCAAGTTCGTCTATTCGAGCCGCTACGGCTTCTCGGTCGAAGTCGACGAACGGGCCTATAGTCTGGGCGCTTTCGACGGCGCCCTGGCCCTGAGCGACGATGGCCGGCACTACCGCGTCCGCGAAACCAATGAACTGGCCCAGATTGCCGGCGAGAAGCTCCATGCACGCTGGAAACCCTGGCAGGACGTGGAGATCGATACCTGGCTGCTACCGGCCGGAAACTGGCATATCCGCGTCCATCGCATCACCACGCCCCGGCCGCTACACGGCACCGAAGGCGGCTTCGCCATTGCCCGTGCCGATCTCAATGCCGATGACTATATCGACGCCAAGGGCCGGGCCGTGGCCCGCTCCAAGACCGATCTCAGCGCCATCGTCTGCCTCGCCGGTGGCCGGGACGGGCGGGCCTTCCGCGCGCTGCCCAATTCCAACCTGATCGTGTCCAAGACCATCGTGCCGCAATTGCGCGGCGACATCGCTGCGGGAACCACAGTGCTGGTCACCGCCGCCATGGCCCTGCCGGCGGGGGCCGGTGCC